One Bubalus bubalis isolate 160015118507 breed Murrah chromosome 10, NDDB_SH_1, whole genome shotgun sequence genomic window carries:
- the TSPYL1 gene encoding testis-specific Y-encoded-like protein 1 has protein sequence MSGPDGGERTPLLEAHSLTTSDCAAGAPDPSRCLKTEASQVMAETGEGYFEAVALPPPLLPEEESAPPTAPSDPGCAGTFQIRAGGDGGYVVPEARLEPAPPPTEGLETASVSLATDDSLGNGRQPGEPQGLSREKPLETCGAEKLGSDLMAEAKAEEVKTEEGPVFSVAVDEEVVGKEGAKEEEEGVEQGMEVEERPVGEEIEMVENRVVEEAGHRPLRIDLRMNPLEAIQLELDSVNAQADRAFQQLEHKFGRMRRHYLERRNYIIQNIPGFWVTAFRNHPQLSPMIRGQDAEMLRYITNLEVKELRHPRTGCKFKFFFRRNPYFRNKLIVKEYEVRASGRVVSLSTPIIWRRGHEPQSFIRRNQEVVCNFFTWFSDHSLPESDRIAEIIKEDLWPNPLQYYLLREGVRRARRRPIREPVEIPRPFGFQSG, from the coding sequence ATGAGCGGCCCAGACGGGGGCGAGAGGACCCCTCTCCTTGAAGCCCACAGCCTCACCACATCCGACTGTGCCGCCGGAGCTCCGGACCCTTCCCGGTGCCTGAAAACAGAGGCGTCACAGGTGATGGCGGAGACGGGTGAGGGTTATTTCGAGGCCGTCGCGCTCCCACCACCCCTCCTTCCAGAGGAGGAAAGCGCACCCCCAACTGCTCCCTCAGATCCAGGCTGTGCCGGTACGTTCCAGATCCGAGCCGGCGGGGATGGCGGTTACGTAGTGCCCGAAGCGAGGCTAGAGCCGGCTCCGCCTCCTACGGAGGGCCTGGAAACGGCGTCTGTGTCCCTGGCAACAGACGACAGCCTGGGAAATGGCCGTCAGCCCGGAGAGCCGCAGGGCTTGAGTCGGGAGAAGCCGCTAGAAACTTGTGGCGCGGAGAAGTTGGGGTCTGACTTGATGGCGGAGGCGAAGGCTGAGGAAGTGAAGACTGAAGAGGGCCCCGTCTTCTCGGTCGCAGTGGATGAGGAGGTGGTTGGGAAGGAAGGAgcgaaggaggaggaggagggagtggaGCAGGGAATGGAGGTGGAGGAGAGGCCAGTCggtgaagaaatagaaatggtgGAGAACAGAGTGGTGGAGGAGGCGGGGCACCGGCCCCTGCGTATCGATCTCCGCATGAACCCGCTGGAGGCAATCCAGCTGGAACTGGACTCTGTGAACGCTCAGGCTGACCGGGCCTTTCAACAACTAGAGCATAAATTCGGGCGGATGCGTCGACACTACCTGGAGCGGAGGAACTACATCATTCAGAATATCCCGGGCTTCTGGGTCACTGCCTTTCGGAACCACCCCCAGTTGTCTCCCATGATTAGAGGCCAAGATGCAGAGATGTTAAGATACATAACCAATTTGGAGGTGAAGGAGCTCCGACACCCGCGAACAGGCTGCAAGTTCAAGTTCTTCTTTCGGAGAAACCCGTATTTTCGAAACAAGCTGATTGTCAAAGAATATGAGGTCAGAGCCTCTGGCCGAGTAGTGTCTCTTTCCACTCCAATCATATGGCGCCGGGGCCATGAACCCCAGTCCTTCATTCGCAGGAACCAAGAGGTCGTGTGCAATTTCTTCACCTGGTTTTCAGACCACAGCCTTCCAGAGTCTGACAGGATTGCTGAAATTATCAAAGAGGACCTGTGGCCAAATCCACTGCAATACTACCTGCTGCGTGAAGGAGTTCGTAGAGCCAGACGTCGCCCAATAAGGGAGCCTGTGGAGATCCCCAGGCCCTTTGGGTTCCAGTCTGGTTAA